Proteins encoded by one window of Porphyrobacter sp. YT40:
- a CDS encoding integrase arm-type DNA-binding domain-containing protein — translation MALTALQIRAFSPGATAYKRADERGLYLEIFPNGSKLWRLKYYVGGKEKRIALGAWPEVSLQAARLERDELRLRIAKGEDPALTRKKNKATAKISAANTFESVAREYIENKMVGEGRAEATLLKARWFLDLLKPAIGHMPISDVDPQMMLAPLKKLEARGNRETAKKCRSFASRVFRYGAATGRCTTDPTAILKGALLTPQARHYAAILEPEKLGELLRAIDAFECYLSKSFPVRLMQVFADEDGNLRSEAMSDGEGNPVFCPRAIAARDALIEQLVAPIAKQARPVPASAAARGDGRRLIGRVPPCRWEVAQSRRAQG, via the coding sequence ATGGCACTGACAGCCTTGCAAATCCGAGCTTTTTCGCCCGGTGCTACCGCCTACAAGCGCGCCGATGAGCGCGGCCTCTACCTCGAAATCTTCCCCAACGGTTCCAAGCTCTGGCGGCTGAAGTATTACGTAGGCGGCAAAGAAAAGAGGATCGCTCTTGGTGCCTGGCCCGAAGTTAGTCTTCAAGCGGCCCGCCTCGAGCGCGACGAACTCAGGCTGCGTATTGCCAAGGGTGAAGACCCTGCTCTGACGCGAAAGAAGAACAAAGCGACGGCCAAAATCAGCGCCGCCAACACCTTCGAGTCAGTTGCCCGCGAGTACATCGAGAACAAGATGGTCGGCGAAGGCCGCGCCGAGGCCACCCTGCTCAAGGCTCGCTGGTTCCTAGACCTGCTCAAACCAGCGATCGGGCACATGCCGATTTCGGATGTCGACCCGCAGATGATGCTGGCCCCGCTCAAGAAGTTGGAGGCGCGAGGCAACCGCGAGACCGCCAAGAAGTGCCGCTCCTTCGCGAGCCGGGTGTTCCGATATGGCGCTGCCACCGGCCGCTGCACCACGGACCCGACGGCCATCCTCAAAGGTGCGCTGCTGACACCGCAAGCGCGCCACTACGCGGCGATCCTCGAACCGGAGAAGCTCGGCGAACTTCTGCGCGCCATTGACGCGTTCGAATGCTACCTTTCCAAGAGCTTCCCGGTACGATTGATGCAGGTCTTCGCCGACGAGGATGGTAATCTTCGCTCCGAGGCGATGAGCGACGGAGAGGGCAATCCCGTTTTCTGCCCGCGCGCAATTGCTGCGCGCGATGCGCTGATCGAACAGCTTGTCGCGCCGATCGCGAAACAGGCAAGGCCGGTTCCGGCAAGCGCAGCAGCGAGGGGAGATGGGAGAAGGCTCATTGGCCGGGTTCCTCCTTGTCGGTGGGAAGTTGCTCAAAGCCGGCGAGCGCAAGGCTGA
- a CDS encoding helix-turn-helix domain-containing protein: protein MKIGDVSKQTGCKIETIRYYERIGVIDPPPRRGAYRDYGPRDIERLRFVRRARELGFSLEEVRALLDLTPGPDVHCDQVQSIAEQHLGNVRAKLADLARMETALTKLIRQCGTTSDDRCPVLESLAGEG from the coding sequence GTGAAAATCGGTGATGTATCGAAACAGACCGGATGCAAAATCGAGACAATCCGATATTATGAGCGGATAGGAGTCATCGACCCGCCTCCACGAAGGGGCGCTTACCGCGACTACGGTCCTCGGGACATCGAGCGGCTGCGTTTCGTTCGGCGTGCGCGCGAACTCGGCTTCTCCCTTGAAGAGGTGCGGGCGCTGCTCGACCTCACACCGGGGCCCGATGTGCATTGCGATCAAGTGCAATCAATCGCGGAACAGCATCTCGGGAACGTCCGCGCCAAGCTGGCGGACCTTGCGCGCATGGAAACTGCTCTGACAAAATTGATCAGGCAGTGTGGCACTACCAGTGATGATCGGTGCCCGGTATTGGAAAGCTTAGCCGGCGAAGGCTAA